Within Paenibacillus albicereus, the genomic segment TTCTGATAGGCATCGTCCAAATACACGACTTCCGCTAGCTCGTTTCCGTCCCTCACGCAGATCCCCTGCATGAAATCTTGTGTGAAAATCCGCACATAAGAAAAATGACGCTGCAACAATTCCACATATTCATCAAGGTAATATTCCCTTACATGATATGGATTTTCATATCCTTCTATTGCATCAGAATACATTTTTTTGTTCGGGGTGGAAATGATGAGTTTTCCTTTTTCTTTTAACAATGGCTTGATTGAAGCCAGGAAGCCATCCGTATCCTGGATATGTTCAATCACTTCAAAAGATACAACCGCGTCGAACTTAATATCCAATTCAAGGTTAGAACAATCTTGCGTTTCAAACCTCAGATTAGAGGAGGCATATCTTTTAGTGGCATATTCAACAGCCTCGCTGGAAATATCCACACCAAGAACTTGAAGTTGGTTCAGGCTGAGTTCATACGTTCCATACCCGGTTCCACATCCTGCATCCAAAACACTAGACCCTGGGGCAAGAAGTCGAGCTGCGAACTTGTACCTGCTGATGTGTTCATGGAATAAGTCTGCCGAAACTTCTCCTTCGATGACTCTTTCACCTGTAAACTCCATTCTCATCCCTCCAATCTGGTTTGAATCGCAACCGGGACTCTCATCATCCCATAAACCGTTTCTTTGTTGATTACTTCAAAGATATACGCATTGTCAATCCAATCACACATATCATGTTTCACTAGATCTCCATTGGCAATTGCGGGGGAAATCGTATAATTTCCTTTAAGGAGTTTAGGAACAGATAATTCAAAAAGAACCGTCTGTACGCTTTCTACGGCTCCTAGGGGCAATTTTATTTTTTCAAGCAACGTATTTGTTGTCGTAATGTCGTTTCCCAATCGGTCTCGCAATACAAATCCGATAATAGGATTTTTCAGTTCCTCGTTATATCGAACGGAGACTTTTACCTTCAAGATGCCGGTGTCATAAATCGTCTTTTCGTTTTCTTTATCTTCAACAATTAAAGTTGTCCCAATGATCTCGGCCGCTTTGGATCCAAAGCGGTTATCTCCCGTTGGATAATTTACAATCGGCGACAATTCATCCTGGGAAGCTTCATCCAGATCATCCGCGAGGCCTTCTTCCAATCCATCTAACGAATTCGTGTACACGATTTTCATGTACTGATTCACGATATCATCGGGTTCTCCCGCAGCTATAATTTGCCCATGCTGCATCAAAATCGCGTGATCACACAAGCTTTTTACCGCTGAAGTGTCATGCGAGACAAATAATATGGTCTTTCCAGCTTTTTGGAGTTGCCTGAGCTTGTTCATGCAACGCTGTTGAAAGGCCACGTCTCCGACAGCTAGCGCTTCATCGATGATAATAATATCGGGGTTTACGTTAATGGCTGTGGCAAAAGCCAGCCTGACAAACATGCCGCTGGAATACGTTTTGACAGGCTGATCAATAAACTCTCCTATGCCTGAAAAAGCCACGATAGCGTCAAATCGCTCCTCCGTCTCCTCGGTAGACAACCCAAGAATAGAAGCATTGAGGAATACATTCTCTCTTCCCGTAAACTCCGGATTGAAACCGGCCCCAAGCTCCAGCAGGGCCGATATTTTCCCCTCTATTTCCACTTCTCCACTCGTGGGATGTATGATTCCAGCAATTACTTGAAGAAGGGTACTTTTACCTGATCCATTGGGACCAAGAATCCCGACAGTCTGTCCTGGCTCGATGACCAGGTCGATCTCTTTTAAAGCCATAAAGCCCGCTTGCTCATTTTGAGCCAAAAAAAATTCTTTGAACCTTTTCGACGGATTTTCATAGGAAAGAAATCGTTTATTAAGCCCTCTTAATCTGATCATCAACAAACACCTTCTTACCGTTCTGAATTATAATACATCGGAAAAACCGATTTTTAATTTACGGAAAACATGAAACCCGATCATATACAGCACAATCGAACCGATATAAAATCCGCCTAAGAACAAGAAATTCAAATCGGAATGCCAAAAGAAAGCCGATCTCATCAAGTCCACAATTGAAGCCAACGGATTATATGTAAATAGGAATCGGAATTCTTCCGGTACCATGTCTGCGTTGTACATAATCGGAGTCGCATACATCCACAGCAACATGATCAGGCCGACCATTTGCGCAAGGTCCCTGAAGTATACGCCCATGGAAGCCACAATCATGGCCAGTCCGCTTACTCCTAAAAAAAGTGGAGGAACGAACAAGATAAACGACAGCATTTCCAGGTGTAGCCCCATTCCAAATACAATTGTACCGCCTAGTAGTAAAAGCACACCGATACTCATGTTGATAAAAGCGATGATTACGCTAACGATGGGCAGAATTTCTAGCGGGAATGCAATCTTTTTTACGAAATTCACTTTCGAAACGATATCTCTTACGGAAATCGTTAAGCTCTCATTAATAAAAAACCAAGGGAGTAAGCCGCAGTAAAGCCATAAGGCAAAATTGGAGCTCATATCACCTGAAGAAGAGCCAATTTTGGTTTTGAAAATGAACCCGAAAACAAACGAATATACCGCCAGTAATGCAAGCTGATTGACGATAATCCATACCCTACCTAAAACAGAACCTTTATATCTACCTTCCAGCTCTCTTCGGGTTAAATTCAAAATTAGCGCCCGATTCCGATATAGCAAAGCAAAAGGCTGTGTAAATAAATTCAAAATCACCACTCCATCGAGGTTCAATTCACGGAAATATATTCAAATATTCTATCAATGCGCCAGAAAAAATCTCCCTTATCTTGTTCTAGACATATAGCTTTGTCAGAACGGCCTTTTCCGATTAAAATAAAAGGAAAGTTTGAATCAGCCCAAAAAGGAGTTTACCATGAATCGACAACCTTCACCACCCAAGTACATCAAAAAGGAAGAATCTGACGTCTCCTTGCTAAAATGGTCAGCAATTGTCATGGCAGCTATCTTCTTCCTGATGTATACGTTCAAAGCCGGCCTATTCAATGGCTACGATTTCAACTTTGAAAAGAAGCTGATCGGCGCCTCAATTTACTCCCTCTGCTTTGTACTCCTCATGTCCGTGCATCTGTTCAAGGTCTGGGCCATGAACAGCTGGAAAGCTATCCTTTCCATCGCCATCTGGCTCCTCCCCCTCAGCTTCGCGATTTCGTCCATCGGAGCCGCCTCCGACAATACGGCCAACATCATAATGATGGTCAGCTGCCTGCTCGCTTCCTTTTTTGTCTTCGGTCTCTATTATAACGATAACCGCTTTACGAGAGTTGCGCTCGAGACCATTCTGATCCTGACCAGCTACGTGCTCGTCTGGTTCGGCATCCTCAATCTGTTTGGCCAATACTGGTACCCGGACGCGCTCTGGTTCCAGCTCGGTACTTATCGGATGACCTCCGTCTTTCAATATCCGAATACTTACGCCGCCTTGCTGATCGCCATCTTGCTGGCGGCAGCCTATTATACGACTCATGCCAAAAAACGCATCTGGATCGGAATCCATGCGTTCATGCTCGTTCCGGTATTCGTGTCGTTCATGCTGACCTACTCGCGCGCCGCTCTGGTCATCATCCCTGCCGCCGTTCTGCTGACGTTGCCATTCCTGAAGGTCAGCAAGCAGCTCATCTATATCCTGCATCTGTTCATCACGGTCGCCGTCTCT encodes:
- a CDS encoding ABC transporter permease; this translates as MNLFTQPFALLYRNRALILNLTRRELEGRYKGSVLGRVWIIVNQLALLAVYSFVFGFIFKTKIGSSSGDMSSNFALWLYCGLLPWFFINESLTISVRDIVSKVNFVKKIAFPLEILPIVSVIIAFINMSIGVLLLLGGTIVFGMGLHLEMLSFILFVPPLFLGVSGLAMIVASMGVYFRDLAQMVGLIMLLWMYATPIMYNADMVPEEFRFLFTYNPLASIVDLMRSAFFWHSDLNFLFLGGFYIGSIVLYMIGFHVFRKLKIGFSDVL
- a CDS encoding class I SAM-dependent methyltransferase, translating into MEFTGERVIEGEVSADLFHEHISRYKFAARLLAPGSSVLDAGCGTGYGTYELSLNQLQVLGVDISSEAVEYATKRYASSNLRFETQDCSNLELDIKFDAVVSFEVIEHIQDTDGFLASIKPLLKEKGKLIISTPNKKMYSDAIEGYENPYHVREYYLDEYVELLQRHFSYVRIFTQDFMQGICVRDGNELAEVVYLDDAYQKEDSSFFIAICSDDELPPIERDVLFPLSSNNILAEKDRYISVLKQDVQARDSIIAHFKKSEQEQVEWNLALQEDQKRLMEELQFYQQQERHWADTKKLLEEAAELARKETLARDESVYGLRAEIKELYRYIELLKK
- a CDS encoding ABC transporter ATP-binding protein, with amino-acid sequence MIRLRGLNKRFLSYENPSKRFKEFFLAQNEQAGFMALKEIDLVIEPGQTVGILGPNGSGKSTLLQVIAGIIHPTSGEVEIEGKISALLELGAGFNPEFTGRENVFLNASILGLSTEETEERFDAIVAFSGIGEFIDQPVKTYSSGMFVRLAFATAINVNPDIIIIDEALAVGDVAFQQRCMNKLRQLQKAGKTILFVSHDTSAVKSLCDHAILMQHGQIIAAGEPDDIVNQYMKIVYTNSLDGLEEGLADDLDEASQDELSPIVNYPTGDNRFGSKAAEIIGTTLIVEDKENEKTIYDTGILKVKVSVRYNEELKNPIIGFVLRDRLGNDITTTNTLLEKIKLPLGAVESVQTVLFELSVPKLLKGNYTISPAIANGDLVKHDMCDWIDNAYIFEVINKETVYGMMRVPVAIQTRLEG